The DNA sequence atgaagaggagtggcacaccagtgtgggacagaaggagctacaggccccctcccacattaaagaggagcagcttcatgatgaagatgaagctcagtccttacagcttcatcacagtcaaagtgaggagaacagaggggcggagcttgtaagtcaacacatcacagaagctgatggagagcattgtgaagatatcaagtcagaaccagacagcatctttgctccactgtcagacatggaccacatgatgtcacactcttctgatcacagtgaccacatccaaaaacctttggagagtaaaaatgactctaaaggtgatacgagacatcacactaacaacaaacactttgactgctctgaatgtgggaaatcatttagatggaagagtcattttacagaacacatgagaacacacactggagagaaaccttttacttgctctgtttgtgctaaaagattcaacactaagaatgaaatgatattacacatgagaacacatactggagagaaaccttttacttgctccgtttgtaagaagagtttccccACAAAGCAttacatgaccagacacatgagaacacatcttggagagaaaccttttacttgctccgtttgtaagaagagtttctccagaaagcatcacatgaccagacacatgagaacacacactggagagaaacattttgcttgctcagcttgtgctaaaagattcaacactaagactgaaatgatattacacatgagaacacacacaggtgagaaaccctttacttgctctgtttgtaagaagagtttctccagaaaggaacacatgaccacacacatgagaacacacactggagagaaaccttttgcttgctcagcttgtgctaaaatattcaacactaagaatgaaattatattacacatgagaacacacacaggtgagaaaccctttacttgctctgtttgtaagaagagtttctccagaaagcaaatgatgaccatacacatgagaacacacactggagagaaaccttttgcttgctctgtttgtaagaagagtttctccacaaatacaaacttgaccacacacatgagaacacacactggagagaaaccttttacttgctctgtttgtaagaacagTTTCTCCAGAAAAGAAcacatgaccatacacatgagaacacacactggagataaACATTTTGCtttctcagcttgtgctaaaagattctacTCTAaaatgacatgatattacacatgggaacacacacaggtgaaaaacccttTACTTGCTATGTTTGTAAGAATAATTTCTCTAGAAAGCaacacatgaccagacacatgagaacacacactggagagaaaccttttgcttgctcagcttgtgctaaaagattcaacactaagaatgaaatgatattacacatgagaacacacacaggtgagaaatcctttacttgctccgtttgtaagaagagtttctccagaaagcaaatcatgaccatgcacatgagaacacacactggagagaaaccttttgcttgctcagcttgtgctaaaagattcaacacttaGAAtggcatgatattacacatgagaacaaacactggagagaaaccttttacttgctcagtGTTagtataattatgtatatatattatcacactaactttagtatccttaaagtctgttgctttagttattagttattgtgcttaagttagacttttctattcGTGCAAGGACAaacacttcttgtctgaggggtggcctctttgttttagcccgctaacagccaaggacttcaaggacctctacgaagataagacgacagcacgctgacgaagcggagacaaggcgaaatcacaaggcccccaccacattctgtcacgtattgtgcgtcctggacctgctttgcataatatatgtgaccactccttttagaggcggcctcagtgatgttgactgtggaactcttgaataaatagagggacgcgggagctgaaccttagagcgtagggcaagactgtgactaagtgtgcagctccatgtgttctccacatgagctaaattgaactctgtctctgcatgattccttgcttcttgtctgatgaaTATATGTCAtaagtatttgaacctgacactcagcttgtgctaaaagattcaacactaaaaaGGAACttttattacacatgagaacacacattggggagaaaccttttacttgctatgtttgtaagaagagtttctccagaaagcaaatcatgaccagacacatgagaacacacactggagagaaaccttttgcttgctctgtttgtaagatgagtttctccagaaagcaaatcatgaccacacacatgagaacacacactggagagaaaccgtttagttgcactgtgtgtgataagatgttcaggtttaagtatcaggccagtagacacaagtgtgtaacagtcatggaagctgcagggatttaaaaacacttaaaggggaacattatcacaatttcagaagggttaaaaccattaaaaatcagttcccagtggctatttttatttttcgaagtttttttcaaaattctacccagcacgcaatatccctaaaaaagcttcaatgtgcctgattttaaccatcgttatatacacccgtccattttcctgtgacgtcacatagtgatgccaatacaaacaaacatggcggatagaacagcaagccatagcgacattagctcggattcagactcggatttcagcggtttaagcgattcaacagattacgcatgtattgaaacggatggttgtagtgtggaggcaggtagcgaaaaccaaattgaagaagaaactgaagctattgagccatatcggtttgaaccgtatgcaagcgaaaccgacgaaaacgacacgacagccagcgacacgggagaaagcgaggacgaattgggcgatcgccttctaaccaacga is a window from the Nerophis lumbriciformis linkage group LG28, RoL_Nlum_v2.1, whole genome shotgun sequence genome containing:
- the LOC140680148 gene encoding uncharacterized protein translates to SADVQRVSAGSHEEEWHTSVGQKELQAPSHIKEEQLHDEDEAQSLQLHHSQSEENRGAELVSQHITEADGEHCEDIKSEPDSIFAPLSDMDHMMSHSSDHSDHIQKPLESKNDSKGDTRHHTNNKHFDCSECGKSFRWKSHFTEHMRTHTGEKPFTCSVCAKRFNTKNEMILHMRTHTGEKPFTCSVCKKSFPTKHYMTRHMRTHLGEKPFTCSVCKKSFSRKHHMTRHMRTHTGEKHFACSACAKRFNTKTEMILHMRTHTGEKPFTCSVCKKSFSRKEHMTTHMRTHTGEKPFACSACAKIFNTKNEIILHMRTHTGEKPFTCSVCKKSFSRKQMMTIHMRTHTGEKPFACSVCKKSFSTNTNLTTHMRTHTGEKPFTCSVCKNSFSRKEHMTIHMRTHTGDKHFAFSACAKRFYSKMT